The following are encoded together in the Methanothermobacter tenebrarum genome:
- a CDS encoding DNA-directed RNA polymerase subunit A' → MKGILKKISKIEFGLLSPDEIRKMSVAQIITPDTYDEDGYPIENGLMDRRLGVIDPGLKCKTCGAKGGDCPGHFGHINFARPVIHVGFADTIHKILRSTCRKCGRILLDDNEIEEYTSLFQEAMEREENLTDIIKEVYDVARRERCPHCDEDQGDIKIDKPVSIVEEDYKLTTDEIIELIEDIIEMLGEGHTLTSPELTELLERKYRLTTTEIKRLTAELDENLEEIIEYIEEVKSFRRVFEKTGKKSTFNEIIEFLENESPEEVSNNQATEWINFKEKTKILEEFDKTLKDEPEVGERIRRLLEIVRKVQESPEKISEIKGELKEIIRPLEVLEKIRSFRKLLDMIDYKLTPSEVREWLEKVTDQDSLLLGVNPEVARPEWMVLTVLPVPPVTVRPSITLETGERSEDDLTHKLVDILRINQRLKENMEAGAPQLIIEDLWELLQYHVTTYFDNEASGVPPARHRSGRPLKTLAQRLKGKEGRFRGNLSGKRVNFSARTVISPDPNISINEVGVPEIIAKEVTVPVYVTEWNIDEVKKYIKNGPDKHPGANYVIRPDNRKIRIYEETKEAILEKIEPGYIVERHLKDGDIVLFNRQPSLHRMSMMAHEVRVLPYKTFRLNLCVCPPYNADFDGDEMNLHVLQTEEARAEAKTLMRVQEHILSPRFGGPIIGGIHDHISGAYLLTRKGTEFDEGDAFQLLKRAGIPLPDRKGRKWTGKEIFSMVLPDDLNMTYKAEICRKCDECLKEECKYDAYVIIENGQLKSGVIDEKAYGAFSGKILDHIVKEYDTDKAREFLDTATKLAIAAIMKVGFTTSIRDQEIPKEAKERIEAHLKNAEKRVDRLIEAYENGELEPLPGRTLEETLEMKIMQVLGEARDKSGEIAEEYFDMEENHAVIMALTGARGSMLNLTQITACVGQQSVRGSRITRGYNKRTLPHFKKGELGAKARGFVHSSYKEGLDPLEFFFHAMGGREGLVDTAIRTAQSGYMQRRLVNALQDLTVTDDGMVIDNRGIVIQRLYGEDGVDPAKSDYGEIVDLEKLVDEIRAGK, encoded by the coding sequence TTGAAAGGCATTCTTAAAAAGATTTCCAAGATCGAATTTGGGCTGCTTTCACCAGATGAGATAAGGAAAATGTCAGTAGCCCAGATCATAACACCTGACACATATGATGAAGATGGATACCCCATCGAGAACGGGCTGATGGACCGACGCCTTGGTGTCATAGACCCTGGCTTGAAATGTAAAACATGCGGAGCCAAAGGAGGTGACTGTCCAGGCCACTTCGGCCATATAAATTTCGCAAGGCCTGTAATACATGTTGGATTCGCCGACACTATACATAAGATTCTCAGGTCAACATGTAGAAAATGCGGAAGGATCCTCCTAGATGATAATGAGATAGAGGAGTATACGTCACTATTCCAGGAGGCTATGGAGAGGGAGGAGAACCTTACAGATATCATAAAGGAAGTTTATGATGTTGCAAGGCGTGAAAGGTGCCCGCATTGTGACGAAGACCAAGGAGACATCAAAATAGACAAGCCAGTCTCCATCGTAGAAGAAGACTACAAATTAACAACCGATGAAATCATAGAACTGATAGAAGATATAATTGAAATGCTAGGAGAAGGCCATACACTAACATCACCCGAGCTAACAGAACTACTAGAAAGAAAGTACAGACTAACCACAACCGAAATCAAAAGACTAACCGCAGAACTTGACGAAAACCTAGAAGAGATCATAGAATACATAGAAGAAGTTAAAAGTTTCAGAAGAGTCTTTGAAAAAACTGGTAAAAAATCAACATTCAATGAAATCATAGAATTCCTAGAAAATGAAAGTCCAGAGGAAGTATCAAATAACCAGGCAACCGAATGGATAAACTTCAAAGAAAAAACAAAAATACTAGAAGAATTCGACAAAACCTTAAAAGACGAACCAGAAGTTGGGGAAAGAATCAGGAGACTCCTTGAAATAGTCAGGAAAGTTCAGGAGAGCCCGGAGAAAATCTCAGAGATTAAAGGAGAGTTAAAGGAAATCATAAGGCCACTGGAAGTCTTGGAAAAGATCAGAAGTTTCAGAAAACTCCTTGACATGATCGATTACAAGTTAACTCCAAGTGAAGTCAGAGAATGGCTTGAAAAAGTAACTGACCAAGACTCACTACTCCTAGGAGTTAACCCAGAGGTTGCAAGACCAGAATGGATGGTCCTCACAGTATTGCCAGTTCCACCCGTAACCGTAAGGCCTTCAATCACCCTAGAGACTGGTGAACGTTCAGAAGACGACCTCACACACAAACTTGTCGACATACTAAGGATCAACCAACGCCTCAAGGAAAACATGGAAGCGGGAGCGCCCCAACTCATCATAGAAGACTTATGGGAACTCCTACAATACCACGTGACAACATACTTTGACAACGAAGCATCTGGCGTGCCACCAGCAAGACACAGATCAGGAAGACCCCTTAAAACATTAGCTCAACGACTAAAAGGAAAAGAAGGAAGATTCAGAGGAAACCTTTCAGGTAAAAGGGTTAATTTCTCCGCACGTACAGTAATATCCCCCGACCCAAACATTAGCATAAACGAAGTAGGTGTCCCCGAGATAATAGCCAAAGAAGTCACAGTACCTGTTTACGTGACCGAATGGAACATAGACGAAGTCAAAAAATACATCAAAAACGGGCCAGACAAACATCCAGGCGCAAATTATGTCATAAGACCAGACAACCGCAAAATAAGAATCTATGAGGAAACAAAAGAGGCCATACTCGAAAAAATAGAACCAGGCTACATCGTCGAAAGACATCTAAAAGACGGTGACATCGTATTATTTAACAGACAACCATCATTGCACAGAATGTCAATGATGGCCCACGAAGTCCGCGTATTACCATACAAAACATTCCGCTTAAACCTATGCGTCTGCCCACCATATAACGCCGACTTTGACGGGGACGAGATGAACCTCCATGTCCTACAGACAGAGGAGGCCCGTGCAGAAGCAAAGACCCTAATGAGGGTACAAGAACATATACTTTCACCAAGATTTGGCGGGCCTATAATCGGGGGCATACACGACCACATTTCAGGAGCATACTTGTTAACAAGAAAAGGCACGGAATTCGATGAAGGAGACGCATTCCAACTCCTAAAAAGGGCGGGCATTCCACTACCCGACAGAAAGGGCAGGAAATGGACTGGCAAGGAAATATTCAGCATGGTATTGCCTGATGACCTTAACATGACATACAAAGCAGAAATATGCAGAAAATGTGACGAATGCCTCAAAGAAGAATGTAAATACGACGCATACGTCATAATAGAAAACGGACAATTAAAATCCGGCGTGATAGACGAAAAGGCCTACGGTGCATTCTCAGGCAAAATACTAGACCACATCGTGAAAGAATACGACACAGACAAGGCCCGAGAATTCCTAGATACGGCCACAAAATTGGCCATAGCCGCCATAATGAAAGTAGGATTCACAACAAGCATCAGAGACCAGGAAATACCCAAAGAAGCGAAAGAAAGAATAGAAGCCCACCTAAAAAACGCCGAAAAGAGAGTTGACAGACTAATCGAAGCTTACGAAAACGGCGAACTAGAACCATTGCCTGGGAGAACACTTGAAGAAACACTCGAAATGAAAATAATGCAAGTATTAGGAGAAGCCAGAGACAAATCAGGTGAAATAGCAGAAGAATACTTCGACATGGAAGAGAACCACGCAGTAATAATGGCCCTCACCGGTGCAAGAGGGTCCATGCTCAACCTCACACAAATAACAGCATGTGTTGGCCAACAATCAGTACGAGGAAGCAGAATCACAAGAGGATACAACAAGAGGACGCTACCACACTTCAAAAAAGGCGAACTGGGCGCCAAAGCAAGAGGATTCGTACACTCCAGTTACAAAGAAGGTTTAGATCCGCTGGAATTCTTCTTCCATGCAATGGGGGGAAGGGAAGGCCTTGTTGACACTGCTATCAGAACGGCTCAAAGTGGTTACATGCAGAGAAGACTTGTAAACGCTCTCCAAGACTTAACAGTAACAGATGATGGTATGGTAATCGACAATAGAGGAATTGTAATCCAAAGACTCTACGGAGAAGACGGGGTCGACCCAGCAAAAAGCGATTATGGTGAAATAGTAGACCTTGAAAAACTAGTGGATGAAATTAGGGCAGGTAAATAA
- a CDS encoding 30S ribosomal protein S12 — protein sequence MPGLFAAKKLKKDRQKFRWKDPQYKRRALRLDVKADPLEGAPQARGIVIEKVGIEAKQPNSAIRKCVRVQLIKNGKQITAFAPGDGAIGFIDEHDEVIVEGIGGPAGRAMGDIPGVRWKVTKVNNVSLQEMVKGKIEKPVR from the coding sequence TTGCCAGGACTTTTCGCAGCAAAAAAGCTCAAAAAAGACAGACAAAAGTTTAGATGGAAAGACCCACAATATAAGAGAAGAGCATTACGCTTAGATGTTAAAGCAGACCCCCTTGAAGGAGCACCACAGGCAAGGGGGATAGTAATAGAAAAAGTTGGTATAGAGGCAAAACAGCCAAACTCAGCTATAAGAAAATGTGTAAGGGTCCAACTTATCAAAAACGGTAAACAGATAACCGCATTCGCCCCTGGAGATGGTGCGATCGGTTTCATCGACGAACACGACGAAGTAATCGTGGAAGGTATAGGAGGCCCTGCTGGAAGAGCAATGGGTGACATTCCAGGCGTCCGCTGGAAGGTCACTAAAGTCAATAATGTGTCACTCCAAGAAATGGTTAAGGGTAAGATAGAGAAACCAGTGAGGTAA
- the rpoA2 gene encoding DNA-directed RNA polymerase subunit A'', with translation METLEKVKKFVEKKNLEFPEKLILEMARVVEEKQLDDDELNELIDRAHRAYERAKVEEGEAVGTVAAQSVGEPGTQMTMRTFHYAGVAELNVTLGLPRLIEIVDARKKISTPTMDIYFEEDKRDDEEFVRKIANKIGKSTLNDVLKKFNINYAEMNIVVELDKEKIKEKRLNYDDIIQRVKKAFKEVKINNHILIFELEPSKRTIRDLRLLADKVRNYQISGVKNIGKVVVRKEEDEWVIHTEGSNLGAVLKIDGVDKVRTMTNDIHEIEKVLGIEAARNAIIHEAKKTMEEQGLTVDIRHIMLVADMMTADGTVKSIGRHGVSGEKASVLARASFEETGKHLLRASIRGEVDNLNGIIENIIIGQPIPLGTGSVSIIMKQEDRRK, from the coding sequence GTGGAAACATTAGAAAAAGTTAAAAAATTTGTGGAAAAAAAGAATCTTGAATTCCCAGAAAAACTCATATTAGAAATGGCTAGGGTAGTGGAAGAGAAACAGTTAGATGATGATGAACTCAACGAATTGATAGATAGGGCTCATCGAGCATATGAAAGGGCTAAGGTAGAGGAGGGAGAGGCCGTAGGTACTGTTGCAGCGCAGTCTGTTGGCGAGCCAGGTACTCAGATGACAATGCGTACTTTCCACTATGCTGGTGTGGCTGAACTTAATGTTACACTTGGCCTCCCTAGGCTTATAGAGATCGTTGATGCTCGTAAAAAGATTTCAACACCTACAATGGACATATACTTTGAAGAGGATAAAAGGGATGACGAAGAATTTGTGAGAAAAATTGCTAACAAGATTGGTAAAAGCACCCTAAATGATGTTTTGAAGAAGTTTAATATTAATTATGCTGAGATGAACATCGTAGTTGAATTAGACAAGGAAAAGATCAAGGAAAAGAGACTTAACTATGATGATATAATCCAACGTGTAAAAAAAGCTTTTAAGGAAGTAAAAATAAATAATCATATACTAATATTTGAACTTGAACCTTCAAAACGTACTATAAGGGATCTTAGACTTTTAGCTGATAAAGTACGCAACTACCAAATAAGTGGAGTTAAAAATATAGGTAAAGTAGTTGTCAGAAAAGAAGAAGACGAATGGGTAATACATACTGAAGGTTCGAACCTTGGAGCTGTTCTCAAAATAGATGGTGTTGATAAAGTCAGGACAATGACAAATGACATACATGAGATAGAGAAGGTTCTAGGGATAGAAGCGGCAAGGAACGCCATAATACACGAGGCAAAGAAGACAATGGAAGAACAGGGACTCACAGTAGACATAAGACACATCATGCTAGTAGCTGATATGATGACAGCAGACGGCACAGTGAAATCCATTGGAAGACATGGTGTCAGCGGCGAGAAAGCAAGCGTCCTTGCAAGAGCATCATTCGAAGAAACCGGAAAACACCTCCTAAGGGCTAGCATAAGAGGGGAAGTAGATAATCTCAACGGCATCATAGAGAATATTATAATAGGACAACCCATACCATTAGGCACAGGCTCCGTGAGCATTATAATGAAACAAGAGGATAGGAGGAAGTAA
- a CDS encoding 50S ribosomal protein L30e yields the protein MDIDRGIRVAVDTGNVILGSKKSIQNLKLGKGKLVIIAENAPEDVKEDVEYYAKLSNIPVYVYNGSSVELGSVCGKPFTVTTLLIQDPGDSTILEIVG from the coding sequence ATGGACATAGATAGAGGAATAAGAGTAGCCGTGGATACCGGTAATGTTATATTAGGCTCGAAAAAATCCATCCAAAACCTGAAACTAGGTAAAGGCAAACTAGTAATAATAGCCGAAAACGCCCCAGAGGATGTAAAAGAAGACGTAGAATATTATGCTAAACTTTCCAATATTCCCGTCTATGTTTACAATGGGAGTAGCGTTGAATTAGGCTCAGTATGTGGTAAACCATTCACTGTCACTACTCTCCTCATACAAGATCCTGGTGACTCAACAATACTAGAAATAGTGGGGTAG
- a CDS encoding NusA-like transcription termination signal-binding factor: MNIKFTTNEIRYIALFESMTGAMVKDCIVDDKNGKITFLVKKGDMGLAIGRRGSNVAKVQKAVDKGVEVIEHSDDPVEFIANLFAPIKLRSIRILQRDNGEKIATIEVNPKDRRAVIGRRGQNIERARILARRQHNISNIIIK, from the coding sequence GTGAATATAAAATTCACCACAAACGAGATAAGATACATTGCACTCTTCGAAAGCATGACTGGTGCAATGGTAAAAGATTGTATAGTGGATGATAAAAATGGGAAGATAACATTCCTTGTTAAAAAAGGAGACATGGGACTCGCCATCGGTAGAAGAGGCAGCAACGTGGCCAAGGTCCAGAAGGCCGTTGACAAGGGTGTTGAAGTAATTGAACACTCAGACGATCCCGTTGAATTCATAGCCAACCTCTTCGCCCCCATCAAACTGAGGAGTATAAGAATACTCCAAAGAGATAATGGGGAGAAAATAGCCACTATAGAAGTAAACCCAAAGGATAGAAGGGCAGTAATAGGGAGAAGGGGCCAGAATATTGAAAGAGCCAGGATATTAGCAAGGAGACAGCATAACATAAGTAACATCATAATTAAATAA